A stretch of the Hippocampus zosterae strain Florida chromosome 16, ASM2543408v3, whole genome shotgun sequence genome encodes the following:
- the p4ha2 gene encoding prolyl 4-hydroxylase subunit alpha-2 isoform X1 has product MRLCLCLVSWVLLCCGSITQAEIFTSIGQMTDLLYTEKELVHSLREYIKAEESKLSEIKSWARRLDDLTRVSTSDPEGYLAHPVNAYKLMKRLNTEWSHLESLVLHNPSDGFISNMTMHRQYFPDEEDEKGAAKALMRLQDTYHLDSEDFSKGRLPGMHSSAMLTVDDCFDMGKTAYNEADYYHAVLWVQQALKQLDAGEEAVVSKAAVLDYLSYSVYQMGDLPRAIELTRRLVAIEPSHQRAGGNLRYFEKLLLKAQYEQQEDERTEHPDSEEPIQLGTYVRPKDHLPERDVYEALCRGEGGGMTEKRRSRLFCRYQDGSRNPRLLLKPMKEEDEWDSPRIVRYLEALSDYEIEKIKEMAKPRLARATVRDPKTGVLTTANYRVSKSAWLEEEDGPVVARVNQRIQDITGLTVDTAELLQVANYGVGGQYEPHFDFSRRPFDSNLKVDGNRLATFLNYKDEPDAFKRLGTGNRVATFLNYMSDVEAGGATVFPDFGAVIQPKKGTAVFWYNLFKSGEGDYRTRHAACPVLVGSKWVSNKWIHERGQEFLRPCGLTEVD; this is encoded by the exons ATGAGGTTGTGCCTGTGCCTTGTCTCCTGGGTTCTGCTATGCTGCGGCTCGATCACGCAAGCGGAGATCTTCACTTCTATAG GCCAGATGACGGACCTCCTGTACACAGAGAAAGAGCTGGTCCACTCCCTCAGAGAGTACATCAAAGCAGAGGAGTCAAAGTTGTCTGAAATCAAAAG CTGGGCCAGGAGGCTGGACGACCTGACCAGAGTGTCCACATCCGATCCAGAAGGCTATCTGGCTCACCCGGTGAATGCCTACAAGCTCATGAAGAGACTCAACACCGAGTGGTCTCATCTGGAGAGCCTGGTGCTGCACAACCCGTCGGATG GCTTCATTTCCAACATGACCATGCACAGGCAGTACTTTCCCGACGAGGAAGACGAGAAGGGTGCAGCCAAGGCACTGATGCGTCTCCAGGACACTTATCATCTTGATTCAGAGGACTTTTCCAAAGGGAGGCTTCCGG GTATGCACTCCAGCGCCATGCTGACCGTGGACGATTGCTTTGACATGGGCAAAACCGCTTACAACGAGGCCGACTATTACCACGCGGTGCTGTGGGTGCAACAGGCCTTGAAGCAGCTGGACGCTGGCGAGGAAGCTGTGGTTTCCAAGGCAGCCGTTTTGGACTACCTCAGCTATTCTGTCTACCAAATGGGAGACCTGCCTCGAGCCATCGAGCTGACGCGTCGGCTGGTGGCCATTG AGCCGAGCCACCAGAGGGCAGGAGGCAACTTACGTTATTTTGAGAAGCTGCTTCTCAAAGCGCAGTATGAGCAGCAGGAAGACGAGCGGACCGAACATCCGGATTCGGAGGAGCCCATCCAGCTGGGAACTTACGTCAGACCCAAAGACCACCTGCCCGAGAGAGATGTCTATGAAGCGCTCtgcagaggggaggggggcggaaTG ACCGAAAAAAGGCGCAGCCGTTTGTTCTGCCGCTACCAGGATGGAAGCAGGAATCCTCGCCTGCTGCTGAAACCCATGAAGGAGGAGGACGAATGGGACAGCCCACGCATTGTACGCTACCTGGAAGCCCTTTCTGACTACGAGATTGAGAAGATTAAAGAGATGGCCAAACCcagg cttgCCAGAGCTACAGTCCGAGACCCCAAAACCGGAGTGTTGACCACAGCCAACTACCGAGTATCAAAAAG TGCCTGGTTAGAAGAAGAAGATGGTCCGGTCGTTGCCCGAGTCAATCAGAGAATACAGGACATCACAGGCCTAACGGTAGACACAGCAGAGTTATTACAG GTTGCAAACTATGGCGTCGGAGGACAGTACGAGCCACATTTTGACTTCTCCAGG CGTCCTTTTGACAGCAACCTCAAGGTCGATGGAAATAGGCTTGCCACCTTCCTTAATTAC AAAGATGAGCCAGATGCTTTCAAAAGATTAGGCACTGGAAATCGTGTGGCAACTTTTTTGAACTAT ATGAGTGATGTCGAAGCAGGAGGTGCCACAGTCTTCCCTGACTTTGGGGCTGTAATCCAGCCCAAAAAG